ATAGCAAGAGAAGCTCAGCCAATATAAATAACTTTGTCTACAGTTGGTTTTCACACTTGTGAAATGCAAACAATAAACTAATACATGTTCTAGTGAAATCCGGGGGGATTGGCGTACTGCTAGAGTGTTATCAATCATgagaacaaaacacaaaaaaaaaaaaaaaagtaacttcACATGGTATCATTAACACCTTCAAAATCATTCCCAGATAggtgaataaataaaaaagaacagCACAAAAATCATGCAAAAGGAAGGAGTATCCTggtgtttcaaataaaaaggcTAACAACATCAAAGGGGTAAGACCCATTGTTTCACCCTCCATAGAACTCAAATGGTTAGATACTTAGATATATTTTGCTCCCGATGCCATTGGCTCAACATCATGCTGCATAGGTATTAAAATATCAAGAATGCAACCGATCATGAGTATACATACGGTAGGCTATAGGCTATCGCCAAATCTAGCAGCTCAAATGGCAATTAGGGTATAAGCTTCTCCAGCTGCCCCGaaacaacaaaataatataATCCAATTGCAATAGAGGGTGGACAATTTTATTTTGCCCTCATTTGATGTTATTTCCTAAGTCATACAAATTCAACAAATCCCCTGTAAATTAATGATGTCTATATTCTTCATATCCCTACCACCTTACCATACATCCACAATGCTTCTAAGTTCTAGCCTTCTACTGACTCATAGGATAAAACAAGCCAGTCCCTCTACCTTATTCATCATTGAATTCGGGATATTCACTAAAACCAAAAGAAGCATGATAAATTTTCATGGATAGGCAATACCAATTCTATATATTTCTATCAACTCCCCTTCAGTTGTTTTATCCAACATTTTGTTGAAATATATCAAACACTCACCAAATCTACCACACTAATCCGTGTTTATTTCAACAGCATACGTCTCCTGTTAAATTTACATTTTCAGGCAAATTCTCCTTCACTTTTCAGGATAGTTTGCCCTCGTATCTGGTTTACCAAAACTAGTAGCCTCACTAGTTTAAGGAGAATAATATCACTTTATTGCCTAAAAGCAAAAATCCATGCCCTTCCCACTGAACCAAAAAAGAACGAAACCTAATTACCGTGTACAAACAAACACTAAAATATATATGAACGAATTGAAGAAGCCGACCTGCCAGAGAATGACCGGGTTGGAAGTCCTCCCGGTCTCTTCCACCTCCAACTCCAATGGAGGAGGAACCGTCAGCTGCGCGTTCGGCAACCTAACAACATCCGGTTTCTGGCTTTTCTCCTCATTTTGAGCGTCAACAGATTCAACCTTAACATCAGACTCGCCTTTAGGTTTTAGCAGTCGGTAGAGGAAAGGGATTTTGAGTTCAAATTTCGGAAGCAGCGACAAGAAGTTGTGCAGCTGCTGCTGGTGAGCGTCCTTCGAGTCAGCCTCTCCACGCAAGGTGACTTGGGCGTTTTCAGGCATGGTTTCCGGTTGAGAAACTCTGTTCTTCACTTGGATCGCTAGTCGTTTTGGGTAATACAATCCACGAAGAAATCTAGAAAATGACGCCTTCCACCGCTCCTGATCATTCGTCACCTGTCCGACGTCGTTTGCAGTGGCGGCATCATTTAGGCATTCCTAATTTTACAAAatctagaagaaaaaaattttcttccattgtTTAATAATTTATGTCTAATTATAATATTACCTCAATTTCTGTACGTCATTGATAAGTTAGCCCATAGAATTATGTTTATGGGTTGAAGAGGGCCGTCCGAAATTGTGTGGTAGGGCATACAAGAGTCTAAATTCGATTCATCACTGATTGAAGGCGATGTAAAAGTGTGAGCGAGCAGATCATGTAATCACTTTCAATAGAGAGCTTAATTGTTGGAATATATTCACACAAAAACCTCacattcaaaaaatataaagtGATTTATGATACAAGTAACTGGGCCTAGACTCTGGTCCAATTTGTCAAAGTGTGTGGACTGAACCTTGGGTCCATATTTGGTGAGGTCCAAAGAGGCCGCACATCTAGGGACTTGTGTGAGAGGAGAGTATTGGAACATACCAACACAAAAGtttcacattggaaaaatatggAGTGATTTTTAATAAAAGTAATTGGGTATAGAAACATTcaaattcatgtttttgggtaTGTGAGCTGGACCTTAGGTCCATATTTTCAACCATAACTAATATAATACTAAATGGACGGGTAGTAATTGGGCCAATTTTTTCTAAAGGTGGTTTAAATGAATTTGAAACATTCAAACTAATATATACCGCCCTAATTTAGAACTTAGGAGTACGTTTGACCTAGGAAGTTGCAAAATTGGCCTTTTTTTGTTTACATACTCGTCCTTACAAAATTTGTATGTTTAATTTGATCATTTTCAATTTAGGTTTCCCTAAAGGATGAAAACAACCAAGTAGTTTTGCACTTGGTGTGAAATGCCATAAGCCTTGTTACCAAACATTGGATTGTTCAGGTCCCAAATGGGAAGTTGAAGCAATATTTGTCTACAAACCTGAATGGCATTTGTACATGAACCAAAGTTACACTACACTGATAACATCGCAAATAGAGTGAAACAGAAAGTCACAAGCAACATCCCAAGTACTTTGCGGATTACAGCCGACACCGTAGGCTTGTTGCAAGCACAGATCTATACCAAATCACACAAATGTAGAGGATTGTGGCAAAAGGTACCATGCAAAAGTAACTGACAAATGAGTGAGATAATATGGATCAAGGGGGCGGACTGTGTTACCTGAAAGCTTGCCATAGTAATGTATACCAAATGGGGTGaagatcaaatatcaaatctcCTCTTGTGCCACCTTAAATGCTACCTATTGCACTAGCTTTCCAAACAAAAGGTCAAAGTGCCTCTGCAAAACGAAGATCTGCTGGACCAGGACCCAATATCCCTTTCTGCTCACTAATCTTGGCTATTCGAAGAGAAGGGTCAGTTTGGCCGTTCTTTTCATCATCCCTCCAGCCAGACCCCTGCCTCTCCCTCTGCAAAATCAAAAGCAAGTCAAAGCTAAACAAAATGTGTCAATAACAAACTAGACCATGTATATACAAGGTAATATACAGGACCAAATTACAGAGAATTTGGATTATCATTCCTGCATACTCAAAGAAAATGATACTGAAATTCTGTAACATGATGAAAAATCTCCATAGTCTTAGATCTCAAGGTTTTCTCTCTTATGACTGTGGGAGAGACTGCTGTTTGGAAATATGGTACGTTGTTTATAGCCCTTGTTCGATATAAGAATCACATACCTCATCATGATTGTAATTACTCTCCTGCAACAATGGCGTTGTGAGTGGAGGGGTAACATCTGGATCAGGCTTTTGAAATATGAATGTGGTATATAGACCTGTGAAATAGAGATTCCAAAAGCATGGTAATGATAGTGTGAATGGCCAGGTGATTGAAGATCAGGAAACAAAAGATGTAAGACAACATATGATAAATGCAACACCTAGCACATCATACGATCGAGAAAGGAGCCTGCCCCTGGGATCAACAAGATTTGGACCAAAATTCATCAGCATGCCTGCAAATTGTGCTCTTTGTGCAGCAATGAATAAGGGAACATAAATTAGGCTTCCTATTTAAAATATGCCTCAGATATATAATAGGATGAAGATACACTAGATGCTGGAGTGTCAAAAGAGCGTCCAATGAGCAAAGCAATTTGGAAAAGCTTACACACCTGTTATCATCATAAAATTCTGTTAAGTTCTGCATCTCCACATACTCTAGACCAGCTTCCCTGGCTAACCTGAGTTGTGCATCACAGAAATTGGTGCTTAGATCATTTGAATTTCAACGTACAAGGTATAGAACCAAAGAGGGTAGCAAAGTTCACGCCAAATTATTTGTTAAACAACAGAAGTCTttaggaaaggaaaaaagaatggAGGATCAATAATGAGGGGAAAGTCGATTCATTGGTTAatggtttatactttatacagGTACCCCAGCGTCCTCATTAATAGTTCTTGTTCATTGTTTCAAAATTTGTTCTTACTTATAGGGGGATAAATTTAAAGAGAAATAAAGCAATTTAAAATGAAGAACACCGGAAATGCACGTCTGCAAGTTTGTACGTTCAACATGAGGAAAAATTGGTCACATTAATAAGTATTGGAGATGAAGGATCATGTTAGGCAACACAAATCATTAGGGACAATGGAGAGGCCAACAAAACAAAGATAGGGATCAACCTGATCAAGCTTGGAAAATGGACCAAGGAATGAGTTTCAGGAGAGACATCACTTGCAAATTTTAATTGGTATTTCTTTCCAAATAATGGGAACCTGGAATCAATTGgaacagaaaaaaaaagtattaaatGTTTATGGATGCATAATTATGAAAATATAGCGATAAAAGATGCCAGACAGTTCAAATCCATGTATACTTCTCTTCCTCAACTTCAAAGGTAATCATATAGCTCTCCGATCTAATGCAGTTGGGAACAATGTTGGGTTTCATGCTGCTGCTTCTGTTGTGATATGCTTCAACATTCTTTTGGTATTTTGCCCTGAATAACATAATGTTAGTACCATCATGCATGACATGCTTTGTAGTGTAAAACCTAAAATGCCATAATCCCAAAAGTAGACGAGGAAATCTTGACTTTAGAGATTGGGGTGGGGGGCCCCTGATGGCATAATGTTACCATGCTGTTTACTTCTTGAATTATATATTTTCAAATGCACAGTCCCTAAAATTTGTGATGTTCAGATTGTAAGTAAATGAAATATTTACTGAAATTAGAGACGAGACACAACTACTTAAAATGTCATCCACTTGAGTCAAATAATACCATTAGAGACACCAGAGATGTTGAAACCTCagtcaaaaacaaaaggttttaaaaacaacaaaatattcTAACATCGAGTCATCCAACAACCACCAACGGGCAAAACTAATCATTCAATGACAGCATCATTTGCAAACAAGAGGATGAATGGCTTATGCcccaccttttctttttcactgaAAAAGATTATACCAGGGGAAAAATAGAAAGCCACAACAAGCACTTGATGCCGCCCCGGTGACATTATCTTACATGAATTGTCAGCCCCAATTAGATGACAGACAATAAAGATACAAGTTCCCCAGAAAATTTAATCAATGGCTGCATGCATTTATAGAGGCAAAACTAGAACTGCCCAAAATGTCCTTTAAAATTCATGGGAAACTTCAACATGATAGAATCTCATGAAACACCAACCACCATCCAAGTCCTAACACCAAACAATTAGGGATCTGCTACATCAATCCATAAGAGAAACTTTAGTTGGAATCCACCTCGTGGGTTTTTCCTTTACCATTCACCCTGAAAAGGCTACGACTCACACTAATATATAATGCACATTCTGCTTTTTATCACGTCTATCCATGTCTTTTTCTTAGTCTCTCTTCTTTTTAGTATTGGCTACTTGAAGTTTCTCAGGAACAACCTCAAAATTAGTATTTATTAAATCCTTAGAAAGCAAAGATGTCATTGAAACAAAATTAAGACCCAATCAAGAATCAACGATCAAGATGTTAAGCATGTCAACAACTTTAAATAGGAGGCTCAGGAATTTAAAGCgaaatatggaacacttgacaGATGATATTCATACCATATGGTAGATGAGTCAGGAgtaataccaaaaaaataacCCCCAGGTTTCAACAGGGATGATACATTATGCAGAAGTCTCCTTGCCCTCCCTTCAGTTTCAAAACACGACTGCAAGTAAAATGGTAAGAAGCTTCTTAGGTACAAAAGGCTTTTTCAGAGACACGAGAATGTTGAGCAAACATGCAAGAAAAAAAGTCTGAAACCTGCAAATGCTGCAAGCAGCAAACTAAATCGGCTTGGTTGGCCTTTTCTGGCAACTGTGTTTCTAGATTTTCCTGTCAAGGAAACGATTTGTGAAATTAGGAGAGCATAGCAGAACCAAAACACTGATGATAAACCAGGTGGGAAAAAGATCTTAAATGTGAGGCATGACACACTCAAAATTAAAAAGATTTGATAGGATCTTATGGGCAACAACTCGCATGTAACCTGTGATAATCCAATAATCATTCAATGGTGATAACAACTTTGTCACTTATCTTTCAAATAGAAGTATTGAGAGACCGTGTACTCTTTAATACTCATGTATATTAAAGCATGTATCCAATACAGTTTCTTCATATCGAACTTCAATAACATGTTCATTTAAGCATCTTATTAAATTATACATGAAGTTTAATCCTCAAATTCAGTACGTTCTCCGTAGCCATATTGTTTTTGGAATTCCAACTGAACATCCTAAGAACATCCACTGACAAGTTAAAGTACAACAAAGGATAAACACAACAGTAATGTATCTGATTACCGAGCAAGGGTCGACCTCAAAGTACTCGGCGGTGTAATTTTTACTCTGCATCTCGTTTGCTTCTCTAATCTCATTTATCCCAGACGAAGAATCATCTGCGCATAAGGAGGAACCTCTCTTATACCTCCCACTTCTACACATAGAGAGACGCCCAAACCAAGAACGCCAAAACAAATACGTACAATTGACATACCAATTCCGATGTAGTGGCTAATTTGAACAGCGTCCCATTTGTCGGCGTCTGCTCCTCCTCCACAATACAAGTCACAGACCTTCACATAACAAAACCAATTTTATACGTTTTCAGTGTCGCTACAGAGATATAAAGGGGATAGAGAGGGAGAAAGGAAGAACCGTGGCGTAAGGGTGTGAGAAGATCTTGATGAGAGCAGTCTTGGCGAAGTCGAAGAGACGGTGTTGAATCGAGTCGGTTCTCGGAATTCCATATGAAGCCATCACCATTCACTCTGAACTGGCTTCAAACATGCCAAAATACGTTAGATTTCACAATTCTCGCATTTGGTTCCTTAAGAATCTGGAATGTCCATTCCCCTTccttataattatattataaaaaatattaaaataatataatataaaaatgtcaaattctattttaatttaataaagaaaatttaatcgtattatattttaaaatttataaaattaaatcatattatgatgaaataaatatatttcattattcaaTATAAGTTTACACTCAAAAGACAATTTGAGCAACCTCTCATTTCTATTCCATTCATACCAAAAATTTGCATACGAAACACTAAATTTATTATTACCAATCCCATTCCCTAGTGTTACCAAacatattcatattcatattcatTCCATTTCCACTCTCATTTTCACTTCCAACCACCGTTCTGTAGAGGCAAGATCTGCGTCTCCAACCTTACTCCACCGCATGAGAGTTGTTTGCTTTGAAACATTTGTACCTCTTGAGTTTATGCACAAAAAGGGAAAATCTATTCACAGAAAGCcacaatttatttattcaaCAATGGAAAATCTAGTACATGTTGTACACATTATTCTTTCTACGGAGAAACAAATATGGCACATATTTTATGTAGGAAAATGATAAAGAGCCCAAAACTTGGAAGCCCAAAAGAACCCAAATCTACATGGCATAGCCATATCATCATCCTAATTGGAaagtttttaaaattcaaattttaaaaaattttattaccTAAATTTACTCCCCttttttttctcatctctcttaTCTTTCCTCTATTCCCTCTTTTCACAATCACGTCTCTCTCCTCTCTATCtattttctccctctctctctcttccatctccctttctctctcttccatcTCTTTCTTTCCGGTGACCATTTCGGCCGAAAAATGGGTGGAATAGATGCACCTTACTTCGGGAAGACTAAAAGTGGTGGTGGTTTCCACCAACGACGACAAAAATGGCCAAATCGAGCCGATTTCTCCAGCGGACACCCACGACTTCGAGGTAGTTTCTTGAAAAATCAGACAACTATCGATGGTGGTTGACAATTGGGGTTTGATCTTGGGGGTCGAACGCTCCTTTTGGGAGTGGTGGTGGTCGGAAAAGTAGCTCAACATTGGAGATCCTCGTTAAGCTTGTCATAGCcatctattctttttttttttttcaccttctGTGCATATATAACCAAGAACTATGTATATTGCGTACAACAACATTGGAGTACTCTATATATCAACCTTAGTAATAAGATATAAATACTTTTGTCTTTATCTTATGTGCTTCCTTTTTGTTATGTAACACGTTGGGCTTAGTATTTGAACAAATCACAATGGATTTAGTATTTGAAATGATTTATTCCATTGATGTAAAATAATAGATTTAgctattccattgttttaaagcaGTGAAATAACTAAATCCACTattttaaaacaatgaaatagctaatttcattgaatttttgtcatacatgtgtttattcaattgattttgatGAACAAACATATCAGTCATGCATATGACTTTACTTAAGATCATCaccttaaaacaaaaaatgagcTATGCATATGACCTTACGCATTTAATATTGAGCAATCTAACATTCAATAGACATTTACAATTGGAATTAAGAGATTATGtggttattttttctttaattgtttggAAAGTAAGCAAAAATATAGAAACATGAAATGAGTCCCTGAGTTTTGTTTCCTTTGCACATAAATAGAAAAGTGCGTTATTGCGATTGCATTTCAGATTTTAATTAGATTTATCTATTCAATTGAttttaaacaatggatttaATTGTTTCACTGGTTCAAAATAATGGATTTAATTTGTTCCACtggttcaaaataataaatttagttGTTCCACTAGTTCAAACAAATGGATTTAGTTGTTTAACAGattcaaaataatgaatttagtTGTTACACTGGTCCAAACAAATGGATTTAGCTCTTCCACTGATTCAAAACGATgaatcaaaataataaatttagttGTTCCACTAGTTCAAGCAAATGGATTTAGTTGTTCAACtgattcaaaacaatgaatttagttattccactgatttaaacaaatggatttagttgttccattacttcaaaacaatgaatttagttatCCAAACAACACCCCTTTTGATTCAATTAGGATGTCTGTTTACTTTACCCAACAACACCCAACAACACCCATTCATGATtctacaaaaacaaaaggtttttattcaataaaaaataaaacctatAAGTAGCAGCAAAGATCGGAAAGAAACTACAAAGAAGTAGTCAAAGGCTAACAA
This genomic window from Tripterygium wilfordii isolate XIE 37 chromosome 9, ASM1340144v1, whole genome shotgun sequence contains:
- the LOC120005090 gene encoding uncharacterized protein LOC120005090; the encoded protein is MPENAQVTLRGEADSKDAHQQQLHNFLSLLPKFELKIPFLYRLLKPKGESDVKVESVDAQNEEKSQKPDVVRLPNAQLTVPPPLELEVEETGRTSNPVILWQVYAIGGFFVLKWVWARWNERKERAKKGSSDDNQPREDDPSPENYQSAADDEP
- the LOC120005049 gene encoding mRNA cap guanine-N7 methyltransferase 2 isoform X2 produces the protein MVMASYGIPRTDSIQHRLFDFAKTALIKIFSHPYATVCDLYCGGGADADKWDAVQISHYIGIDDSSSGINEIREANEMQSKNYTAEYFEENLETQLPEKANQADLVCCLQHLQSCFETEGRARRLLHNVSSLLKPGGYFFGITPDSSTIWAKYQKNVEAYHNRSSSMKPNIVPNCIRSESYMITFEVEEEKFPLFGKKYQLKFASDVSPETHSLVHFPSLIRLAREAGLEYVEMQNLTEFYDDNRAQFAGMLMNFGPNLVDPRGRLLSRSYDVLGLYTTFIFQKPDPDVTPPLTTPLLQESNYNHDERERQGSGWRDDEKNGQTDPSLRIAKISEQKGILGPGPADLRFAEAL
- the LOC120005049 gene encoding mRNA cap guanine-N7 methyltransferase 2 isoform X1, producing the protein MVMASYGIPRTDSIQHRLFDFAKTALIKIFSHPYATVCDLYCGGGADADKWDAVQISHYIGIDDSSSGINEIREANEMQSKNYTAEYFEVDPCSENLETQLPEKANQADLVCCLQHLQSCFETEGRARRLLHNVSSLLKPGGYFFGITPDSSTIWAKYQKNVEAYHNRSSSMKPNIVPNCIRSESYMITFEVEEEKFPLFGKKYQLKFASDVSPETHSLVHFPSLIRLAREAGLEYVEMQNLTEFYDDNRAQFAGMLMNFGPNLVDPRGRLLSRSYDVLGLYTTFIFQKPDPDVTPPLTTPLLQESNYNHDERERQGSGWRDDEKNGQTDPSLRIAKISEQKGILGPGPADLRFAEAL